One window of the Leptotrichia massiliensis genome contains the following:
- the rpmA gene encoding 50S ribosomal protein L27: MLLKLNLQLFASKKGQGSTRNGRDSNPKYLGVKKYDGEAVKAGNIIVRQRGSKFHAGTNAKLGKDYTLFALTDGYVKFENFGSGKKRVSIYPERVEA, from the coding sequence ATGTTATTAAAATTAAACTTACAGTTATTTGCCTCAAAAAAAGGGCAAGGATCAACTAGAAATGGTAGAGATTCTAACCCTAAATATTTAGGAGTAAAAAAATATGATGGAGAAGCTGTAAAAGCTGGAAACATTATTGTAAGACAAAGAGGAAGTAAATTTCACGCAGGAACTAACGCTAAATTAGGAAAAGATTACACTTTATTCGCATTAACTGATGGGTATGTAAAATTTGAAAATTTTGGAAGCGGTAAAAAAAGAGTAAGCATTTACCCTGAAAGAGTAGAAGCATAA
- a CDS encoding ribosomal-processing cysteine protease Prp — protein MIKIEIQRQKNKIIYFEIKGHANFSEYGEDVICAAVSSVGQMTVNGLIETLKLKKKMKFIEEDGYIECDLKNSGLTDDELKNADILVESMYSYLKEVAKSYSNFVKLKVIKK, from the coding sequence ATGATAAAAATAGAAATTCAAAGACAAAAAAATAAAATAATATATTTTGAAATAAAAGGACATGCAAATTTTTCAGAATATGGAGAAGATGTAATTTGTGCAGCTGTTTCATCAGTAGGACAAATGACAGTAAATGGACTTATTGAAACTTTAAAACTTAAGAAAAAAATGAAGTTTATTGAGGAAGATGGGTATATTGAGTGTGATTTGAAAAATTCTGGATTGACTGATGATGAACTTAAAAATGCAGATATATTGGTTGAATCAATGTATTCATATTTAAAGGAAGTTGCAAAAAGTTATAGTAATTTTGTGAAACTTAAAGTAATAAAAAAATAA
- the rplU gene encoding 50S ribosomal protein L21, with the protein MFAVIKTGGKQYKVEVGTVLKVEKLAADVDSDIEINEVLLVGEGDNVTVGTPVVEGAKVVATVKSHGKADKKINFKYNKKTYYRKKGHRQSFTAIEIKSINA; encoded by the coding sequence ATGTTTGCAGTAATTAAAACAGGTGGAAAACAGTACAAAGTAGAAGTTGGAACTGTATTAAAAGTTGAAAAATTAGCAGCTGATGTTGATTCAGACATCGAAATTAACGAAGTTCTATTAGTTGGAGAAGGAGATAACGTAACAGTTGGAACTCCAGTTGTAGAAGGAGCTAAAGTTGTAGCTACAGTTAAATCTCATGGAAAAGCTGATAAAAAAATTAACTTTAAATATAACAAAAAAACTTACTACAGAAAAAAAGGGCACAGACAATCTTTTACAGCAATTGAAATTAAATCAATCAATGCTTAA
- a CDS encoding SDR family NAD(P)-dependent oxidoreductase — translation MNRNIFITGATSGIGKETAYAFAKNGDNVILCARNADKLKEIKIDIDRKYGTNAYIFVLDVTKYNDVVKFTKKILDDVKKVDILVNNAGLALGLDKFQDYDIVDIERMIDTNIKGLLYVTRQILPSMVENDEGHIINIGSTAGIYAYAGAAVYCATKSAVKVLSDGIRIDTIDKNIKVTTVQPGIVETNFSNVRFHGNTEQAKKVYEGIEALKPEDIANIIVYIANQPKHVQISDITIMATNQATGFNIYRKNQNK, via the coding sequence ATGAATAGAAATATTTTTATTACTGGAGCTACAAGTGGAATTGGGAAGGAAACAGCTTATGCCTTTGCGAAAAATGGGGATAATGTGATTTTGTGTGCTAGAAATGCGGATAAATTGAAGGAAATAAAGATTGATATTGATAGAAAATATGGAACTAACGCATATATTTTTGTATTGGATGTTACTAAATATAACGATGTTGTAAAATTTACCAAGAAAATATTGGATGATGTGAAAAAGGTGGATATTCTTGTGAATAATGCAGGACTTGCATTGGGACTGGATAAATTTCAGGACTATGATATTGTGGATATTGAACGAATGATAGACACTAATATAAAAGGATTATTGTACGTTACAAGACAAATTTTGCCAAGCATGGTTGAAAATGATGAGGGGCATATTATAAATATTGGCTCAACTGCTGGAATTTATGCTTATGCAGGAGCTGCTGTATATTGTGCGACTAAATCGGCTGTAAAGGTTTTGAGCGATGGAATTAGGATTGATACAATTGATAAAAATATTAAAGTAACTACTGTTCAGCCTGGAATTGTGGAAACTAATTTTAGTAATGTAAGATTTCATGGAAATACAGAGCAGGCTAAGAAGGTTTATGAAGGAATTGAGGCATTGAAGCCAGAAGATATTGCAAATATAATAGTTTATATTGCAAACCAGCCAAAACACGTACAAATTTCAGATATTACAATAATGGCTACAAATCAGGCGACTGGATTTAATATTTACAGAAAAAATCAAAATAAATAA
- a CDS encoding type II toxin-antitoxin system RelE family toxin encodes MKYRVLLSKYAAKKLQKMDKNISKKIYDFLKKINNSENPRIKGEALSHNLKGYWKYKPLKNYRIIVEIQDDKLIVLAVEVEHRSKVYLILNKLKKSFLK; translated from the coding sequence GTGAAATACAGAGTATTGTTATCTAAATATGCAGCAAAAAAATTACAAAAGATGGATAAAAATATAAGTAAAAAAATTTATGATTTTCTGAAAAAAATAAACAATTCTGAAAATCCAAGAATCAAAGGGGAGGCTTTGAGCCATAATTTAAAAGGATATTGGAAGTACAAACCATTAAAAAATTACAGGATAATAGTTGAAATACAAGATGATAAATTAATAGTTTTAGCTGTTGAAGTAGAACATAGGAGTAAAGTATATTTGATTTTAAATAAATTAAAAAAATCATTTTTAAAATAA
- the udk gene encoding uridine kinase gives MSYQTIIVGIAGGTGSGKTSVTQAIIKNLEKTGIYSILLEQDSYYKRNDHLTYEERTALNYDHPDAIDFDLLEKHILALKDGKSIEKPIYDFQVHNRVDETQHIEPANIIIVEGILVLAISKIRSLFDTKIFVDTDDDERLLRRIERDLNERARSFESVKNQYINTVKPMHLEFVEPSKRYADVIIPRGKDNKVGINMVASRLRYLFNKMNQEQK, from the coding sequence ATGAGCTATCAAACTATAATTGTCGGAATTGCTGGAGGTACTGGTTCTGGTAAGACTAGCGTTACTCAAGCCATAATTAAAAACTTGGAAAAAACAGGTATTTACTCAATTTTGCTTGAACAGGATTCATATTACAAGAGAAATGATCACTTGACTTATGAAGAGCGAACTGCATTGAATTATGATCATCCAGATGCAATTGACTTTGACTTGCTTGAAAAGCATATACTTGCATTGAAGGATGGAAAATCTATTGAAAAGCCTATTTATGATTTTCAGGTTCATAACAGAGTTGATGAGACTCAGCATATTGAGCCTGCAAATATAATTATTGTTGAAGGAATTTTAGTCCTTGCAATATCAAAAATTAGAAGTCTTTTTGATACAAAAATTTTTGTTGATACTGATGATGATGAAAGACTGCTTAGAAGAATCGAACGAGATTTAAACGAACGGGCAAGAAGTTTTGAAAGTGTAAAAAATCAGTATATAAATACAGTGAAACCAATGCATTTGGAATTTGTTGAGCCTTCCAAAAGATATGCAGATGTTATAATTCCACGCGGGAAAGATAACAAAGTAGGTATAAATATGGTAGCAAGCAGACTTAGGTATCTATTTAATAAAATGAATCAAGAACAAAAATAA
- a CDS encoding FAD-dependent oxidoreductase, which translates to MKIVVIGGGAAGMMFSTQYKKANPEDEVILFEKSSYVAWAGCPTPYFIADELKKSDVLHGTPEDFIKRGVNVKIHHEVTEINFQNKTVTVKGDEINGIIFYDKLVIAVGAKSFVPNITGYSKDLENVFTLSHAEHAFKIKDYLNENKSKLKNAVVVGAGFIGLEMAESFKKNGLNVTLIEKADQIFPNVSENLKKRIYKEIENNDVELKLNSGVSEIISENNVAKSVKLDNSETVDFDIALFSIGITPNIDFLPKELKTDSGKIVVNDKFETNIKDVYAIGDCIFNKYYKTNRNLYAPFGDVANKHGMFLAKYLSGKNVSWKGLIRSFATSFYDVKLAQTGLSLKEALQLGYNADIVSMKAMYKNSGFEDSVPASAEIIYDKDKKIILGGAMVGKEAVAQFVDQMAIVIALETPIEKFIEIDFAYSPTNASVWNPLLVTYRKVIK; encoded by the coding sequence ATGAAAATAGTTGTAATTGGAGGCGGAGCAGCTGGAATGATGTTTTCGACTCAATATAAAAAAGCAAATCCTGAAGATGAGGTTATTTTATTTGAAAAATCATCTTATGTGGCTTGGGCTGGATGTCCAACACCTTATTTTATTGCTGATGAATTGAAAAAAAGTGATGTCCTTCATGGAACACCTGAAGATTTTATAAAACGTGGTGTTAATGTAAAAATTCATCATGAAGTTACAGAAATAAATTTTCAAAATAAAACTGTAACAGTAAAAGGGGATGAAATTAACGGAATAATCTTTTACGACAAACTGGTAATTGCCGTTGGGGCAAAATCATTTGTACCAAATATTACGGGCTATTCAAAGGATTTGGAAAATGTGTTTACTTTATCTCATGCAGAACATGCCTTTAAAATAAAAGATTATCTTAATGAAAATAAATCAAAATTAAAAAATGCAGTTGTTGTAGGAGCTGGATTCATTGGGCTTGAAATGGCTGAATCATTTAAAAAAAATGGATTAAATGTTACACTTATTGAAAAAGCTGATCAAATTTTTCCAAATGTTTCTGAAAACTTGAAAAAAAGAATTTATAAAGAAATAGAAAATAATGATGTTGAATTAAAATTAAACTCTGGCGTTTCAGAAATAATTTCTGAAAATAATGTAGCAAAATCGGTAAAACTGGATAATAGCGAAACTGTAGACTTTGATATTGCATTATTTAGTATTGGAATTACTCCAAACATTGATTTCTTGCCGAAAGAATTAAAAACTGATTCTGGAAAAATTGTTGTAAATGATAAATTTGAGACAAATATTAAAGACGTGTATGCAATTGGAGATTGTATTTTTAATAAATATTACAAAACAAACAGAAATTTATACGCTCCATTTGGAGATGTGGCAAACAAGCACGGAATGTTCCTTGCAAAATATCTATCTGGAAAAAACGTTAGCTGGAAAGGGTTAATCCGTTCTTTTGCAACCTCATTCTATGATGTAAAACTAGCACAAACTGGACTTTCCCTAAAAGAAGCCCTGCAATTAGGTTACAATGCTGATATAGTTTCAATGAAAGCAATGTATAAAAATTCTGGCTTTGAAGACTCTGTTCCTGCAAGTGCCGAAATTATTTACGATAAAGATAAAAAAATCATTCTTGGTGGAGCAATGGTTGGAAAAGAAGCTGTTGCACAATTTGTTGATCAGATGGCTATTGTTATTGCACTTGAAACACCTATTGAAAAATTCATAGAAATTGACTTTGCATATTCTCCAACAAATGCAAGTGTTTGGAATCCGTTATTAGTAACATATAGAAAGGTTATTAAATAA
- a CDS encoding potassium channel family protein, whose product MKKKIEKLHKNKRFRISYQVIFIFLALYSFVTTLLDLHGDISIFNNPILEFIDVSIYLIFAADYFIRFTNSDNKLDFIESNIPDLISIIPYYSIFRLFRIFKIRRLARVFKHLKLTKAYLSVKKFYKKIKKFLRANGLIYLLIFAVLGIIVSALIVSYVEKLSYFNSLWWAFVTATTVGYGDVYPHTFIGRIIAIFLILIGMGTFGMITGAITSYFLNRQTDLIPDDDLDEYVLNSQNYTDTEKQEIITFIQFIRNKRKK is encoded by the coding sequence ATGAAAAAGAAAATTGAAAAATTACATAAAAACAAAAGATTCCGTATAAGTTACCAGGTTATTTTTATTTTCTTGGCATTATACAGCTTTGTCACTACACTTTTAGATTTACACGGTGATATTAGTATTTTTAATAATCCAATTCTGGAATTTATTGATGTATCAATCTATTTAATTTTTGCAGCTGATTATTTTATACGTTTTACGAATTCAGACAATAAATTAGATTTTATTGAAAGCAATATCCCTGATTTAATCTCAATTATTCCGTATTATTCTATTTTTAGGCTATTCAGAATTTTTAAGATTAGACGTTTAGCCAGAGTTTTTAAGCATTTAAAGCTGACAAAAGCTTATTTGTCTGTAAAAAAATTCTACAAAAAAATAAAAAAATTTTTGAGAGCAAATGGACTTATTTATTTGTTAATATTTGCTGTACTTGGAATCATAGTATCAGCCCTAATAGTTTCCTATGTTGAAAAACTCTCGTATTTTAATAGCCTATGGTGGGCTTTTGTAACTGCGACTACTGTTGGTTATGGAGATGTATATCCACATACATTTATTGGAAGAATAATTGCTATTTTTCTGATACTCATTGGAATGGGAACTTTTGGAATGATTACGGGAGCAATCACAAGTTATTTCTTAAATCGGCAAACTGATTTAATTCCAGATGATGATTTAGATGAATATGTTTTAAATTCCCAAAACTATACAGATACAGAAAAACAGGAAATTATAACTTTTATACAATTTATAAGAAACAAAAGAAAAAAATAA
- a CDS encoding type VI secretion system Vgr family protein produces the protein MSKDVNVENMYEGKNIGIILNKTKLENFVIQEFVLDENINEHQKLEIQLEMDDEQRKNLERIIEKEDVGIEIELANADKDIKRKVFSGIVDYFEILDYGSYGCRILMKAFSKSVLFDRKNEKKYRVFQDRNLMFSDIIDEINKDYADKKLEIKYSDIAKKQIGSLIVQFDETDWEFLVRLASQLKTGMFVIEQGIVLFGIVEMGEIKKENKYFSDYSLVRDYKNLYYKVQSNKVINLGDIVSISENAVENEGNDKDSGGNKGNFSVLKTRIFLKDFILKSEFLATDMSGYHIFKKYNEKIKGCRIEANVERVFEDSGIAKMEVRFAEGLKKIVQERSNEESNDKAYDDYGIKRFPLSYQTFYSQTNTGFFCTPEINDTVEVYFPNEDERFAKVSWAINNKGNGRFSDYTKRNFQVNQSDFNFSLNLNSFEVKTTEKYSVESPNIVENADNFVNKANQNMIVASNNYLGIESIGDADFYGSKINIIGKEKEITMESLSSDVRIKGKKVHSN, from the coding sequence ATGAGTAAAGATGTAAATGTTGAAAATATGTATGAAGGGAAAAATATTGGAATCATACTGAATAAAACAAAGTTAGAGAATTTTGTGATTCAGGAATTTGTATTGGATGAAAATATTAATGAACATCAGAAGCTGGAAATTCAATTGGAAATGGATGATGAGCAGAGAAAAAATCTGGAAAGAATTATTGAAAAGGAAGATGTTGGGATTGAAATTGAGCTTGCTAATGCAGATAAGGATATCAAAAGAAAAGTTTTTAGCGGAATTGTTGATTATTTTGAGATTCTGGATTATGGGAGTTATGGGTGCAGAATTTTGATGAAGGCGTTTTCTAAAAGTGTGCTTTTTGACAGGAAAAATGAGAAGAAGTATAGGGTTTTTCAGGATAGGAATTTAATGTTTTCAGATATAATTGATGAGATTAATAAGGATTATGCTGATAAAAAGCTGGAAATAAAGTATTCTGATATTGCCAAAAAGCAGATAGGTAGCCTGATTGTTCAGTTTGATGAAACAGACTGGGAATTTTTGGTAAGGCTTGCAAGTCAATTAAAAACTGGGATGTTTGTAATAGAACAGGGGATAGTATTGTTTGGAATCGTGGAAATGGGAGAAATTAAGAAGGAAAATAAATATTTTTCAGATTATTCGCTGGTAAGAGATTACAAAAATCTATATTATAAAGTGCAGTCAAATAAAGTAATAAATTTGGGAGATATTGTTTCCATTTCTGAAAATGCTGTAGAAAATGAAGGAAATGATAAAGATTCTGGTGGGAATAAAGGCAATTTTTCTGTATTAAAAACTAGGATATTTTTGAAGGATTTTATTTTAAAAAGTGAATTTTTAGCAACAGATATGAGCGGTTATCACATATTCAAGAAATATAATGAAAAAATAAAAGGGTGTAGAATTGAAGCAAATGTTGAACGGGTGTTTGAAGATAGCGGAATTGCGAAAATGGAAGTCAGATTTGCAGAAGGGCTGAAAAAAATTGTTCAGGAAAGAAGCAATGAGGAAAGTAATGACAAAGCGTACGATGATTATGGAATAAAAAGATTTCCGTTAAGTTATCAGACCTTTTATTCGCAAACAAATACTGGATTTTTCTGTACTCCTGAAATCAATGATACTGTGGAAGTTTATTTTCCAAATGAAGATGAGCGATTTGCAAAAGTTTCGTGGGCAATAAACAATAAAGGAAATGGAAGATTTAGTGATTATACCAAAAGAAATTTTCAGGTTAATCAGAGTGATTTTAATTTTAGCTTGAATTTGAACAGTTTTGAAGTGAAAACGACTGAGAAATATAGCGTAGAATCACCAAATATAGTTGAAAATGCAGATAATTTTGTAAATAAGGCTAATCAAAATATGATAGTGGCTTCTAATAATTATTTGGGGATAGAGTCGATTGGGGATGCTGATTTTTATGGCTCTAAGATAAATATTATTGGGAAAGAGAAGGAAATAACGATGGAATCATTAAGTTCAGATGTGAGAATTAAAGGGAAAAAAGTTCACAGTAATTAA